AcatgagaattgaaatagtTAAAATAACTTCACTTCACTGCAGCTTAAAGTAATTAACCAAGGATTTGCCATTCAATTCTTTCTCGAAGAACCTCTTAGGGAATTCCGAAAACTTAAATTCTTTGTAGAGAGCTGGCTTTTCCAGCGATACCAGCTCCGGCAGCGGACCAAACATGCCCTCTCTATTGCTCGGATTCAAAAACACAGCGACCGAGACACGCGGCTCATGGTTTGTATTTGCCAACACCCGGTGATCCACGCTTTTGTATTCCTCGTTCGAAATAATCTGATTATTACACATTATAAACAACTGTCTTAGTAAATCCGCGAATAAAACCCAAACGAATCATCATTAACGTGGTTTAAATTTTACCTGGAGTAAATCGCCAATGTTGATCACAAGAGCACCGGGGACAAGTTTCACATCGACCCAAGCTGTTAAACAGCAACAAGCGTGgctcgtggaccaactgtaccgatattgtcccaacttaaccacctcacaggtgttgggttttaatcacaaaaggcctcggtacaattggttattatccacccacttataagctttattttctttgtcacttcttagatgtgggatctctactctccaacacgccccctcacgtgcaacctaatttttaggtctgcacgtgacagattaacatcccacatactgggatgaaagaaactaaggtccagtaaccaacgacacttagtggtcatccaatcggaaatcctCCTATGACATGACAAAGTGACACacaactcgggcccacgaaagattggatgcgcgactggagagggacccactctgataccatgttgaaAACTATATTAAACTTTCTTAATGAATCTATACATATTGAtgtcctatatatataatgagaaAACATCACTTACTATCCCACAATCCACTATCCCACAATCCCCTCCGTGATTCACGCCAACACAAGCATCACCGCGCTTAACCTGCAACCCACCAATGTGATCTTGAAGCAGCTTGGACAACAATCCTGGGAGAAGCAAGCCCTACAGTTAGATCAGGCTGCATGCATGGCGGATAGTAGTGTCCCCCCATCACCCTAGCTTCCAGACACGTCATCTCCTTCAGCTTCTGCGATGGCAGTCCCAGACCTTCACTCACCAGCCCTAGCAGCTCCTCTCCTAGACGTTCGATCTCCCGGTTCCATGCAACGATTTCGTCTCTACAAACTTTCGGGACGTCGTCGGCCGCCATCACGGGGCCGAGCCTCACTCGAAGCGTGTCGCTCCAGCTGGCAACTTTGGCCGTGAATAGGTCCACGTTGGAGAAATACGACATGCCGAGGCCCCTCCCTCTACGGTAGAACTGCGCTCTGACCTCCACCGGCTGCTCATGTAACGCCTTGATGGCGGCGATGGTGCGGTCCATAACTGCGGAAGGTATGCCATGGTTTATGATCTGGAAGAACCAAACCTGCGGCACGCGTACGCGGCATTGACTCGATCGACGATGGCGGAGTGGCGATCAGAGTGAAGGCCAGAGAGGTCGATGGTGGGGATGATTGGTTGGGCATCGGGTAGAGCCGTTCGGTTCAATTGCTGTAAGGTTTCGGACGGGTGGATAAAGATCCGAGGGATGGAGGAGACACCCGACTGACCCGAGTCGTAGAGGCCTTTGACTCCGAGCTTGGAATCTTCGACTTGCTTCACTTCTAGGGCTCTATCAGAACCAAATAAGGTACTATTTGCCACCATTTCCTTTCTGTTGTTTTCTGATCTCTATCTTTGAGATGATGCTATCTTCGTTTTATGATCCTAAGCCACAAGCAGTTCACCACATATCTGCTAACAGCGAGTGTTACGCACTTGCATAACACCGtcagttaatttttttatatttaatttaaattaagGCTCATGTTATACCATGCAAGAATTTTCGAGAAATGACGTGTTCTAGGGTTTAGGCTTATAATTCAAACAACGTACTGTAAAGTCTGATGAGTAAAACATGCAAAATGCAAAATGAAGTAAATGAACATGTTTTACATGTAAACATATTGTCTTACCACTCTTACAGAGTTACAGTTACATCGTCACTGGCTTGTGTTTAAAACTTTAAATTTTGCAACTTTCATTTTATATTGCCCactttcttcaatttttaGTATTAATTTGAACAATTTCTCCTTTATGTGAATGCCTGAATGGTGACGATTATAGAATCAAATTTTAGTTTCTATTATTGCACAAAAAGCTGCCACACATCTATACATTATGATCCATAAAAAGTATAATATCTAAGTGGACCAAACCTGAAATGAAAACCAAGTTTCAGCTGTCTTGTTCTCGGATCTAaggaaattaattaatatatttatatatgaaacCTCATTATCTATCTAAGAAAAAcctcatatatttatatagtaGACTTTGACTCATATGCAGATTTATTTTTGCTACCAAGACCATCTACAACCCATGGGCTATTGTGCCACAATTGGCACACTTTGTCTCTAACTGATTGGTTAATGTGTTAGTGTGCCAGAATTAGTCCGAAATGGTCATAAATAGTCATTTCAGGCTACTTCTAGCACACTTTTGTGACACACGAGCACATGTGGGTCCTGTctcaaaaattattttttatcttttgttttagtgaataattttaaaaatacataataataTTGTttagtgaatatatatatttaattatttgaaaaagaaattacATTTTTCTTGGTTGAAATAATATACAACAATATTAAACTTGAATTAAATTTGTATTTTCTAGTGTAATAACTCATTAAATATGTTGTAACACGTACTATTGATATAATactaataatttttaatgAACGGACAAacattaataacttattaaaactaataatttttaactaaattacaaataaaagtGACAAATATAGcaataatttaaaatagaaCGAATATTTTTCGATGATGCCTATTATCCGGAAATACCAACCGATACATCAAATGATCATGATTACTAGTATTTTGTGAAACTATTATTTATGTAACTTAAATtagttaaatttcatgtaattttaatttttatgaaataaaatttgaagttttaatacttttcacaatatatttattaaatttatcatttataaaaataaagttGTAATCAAATgataatatagaaatttaaagatactaACCAcgttaaaaaatattaaaggTCTATATTGTAGCACACTTGAGTTGAAAACGGCTAATGTCACATTAATAAATAGTACTGATTTAGTGTGTCACAATGTAGTCGAGATATTACAAAATAGCGCTATGGATTAGAGATGGCTTAACGATACTTGACGGACCTGTGTGGTGGTCAACTTAGTACTAGTGATTTCTCTCTGCTGTCCTTTCATTTTGGGGAAATTTGAATTGGATATAGAATGGGTGAGAGATACGTGTCttatttatgaaaaattacaaTCAATTCGATCACATAAACCACTTTCCGGGTCGCTTCTGTTTTGGGGCCCGAAGGCCTGCACCAGTCAAGCCCAAACGAAAAAGCTCTCATATTATTCCGTTCGGCACCTCAAAAGCTTCAGTCACAAATTCGCAGTCTTTTTCCGCCAAAAACCGCGCGGCTCAAATCAGACCGCTTTTCAAATGCACAAGCTTCTCAAAACCAGCCATGCAATTCTCTACCCTATCCTCCTCAAAAGCCCCAAATCTCTGATACCCATTTCTCAATTCCACACCTCCAGTAAAACCCTAGCTCCTAATCCCAAGCTCCAATTCGTAGTCAATCAACTTCAAGAGCTCCGGTCATCAAATGAGTTGCTCTCGGCCTCGGACTCCGACGAGCCGTCTGGGTCGGCCAACGTGGAGGATTGTGCGGTCCAGATTTCGCATCCGTGGCGGGAATGGGTGGACCTGATGGAGCTTTTGCTGAGGAGAGGCTATTTTCAAGGAGAGGAAAACCCGTTTCGAAATGGCCAAGTTGGCCCGAAGGAGTCCAACCGTATTCGGACCGCTTGCCTTAACTTTGCTAGGGACCGGTCCGGTTTGCTGAGGTAATCATGTAATTCAGGGTCATGAATTGCAATTTTAGTTTCCGAATTTTgattcaattgtatttgaaacTATCTGCATTGATGAATTGGTTTAGAATGTGTTAAATTGGGGGTGTTTGAACTTAACAAAAAGGTTAGAAATGAGTAGGATAGCTTGGCATGTTTCGATTTGTAATTAGTAGTTATGAGATGGTACTAAGCCTTAGTccaattgtttttttgttgtgACCAGGTTGTTGTCGAGAAAAGATGTCCAGATTATTGCAGGGTATGGATGCCTAAGCATAGATAGGAAGGTTGTCAACTCAGGAAAGCGGCTAAGGGCGCATGTCGGCATTGATGAAGGAGATGTAAGTGTTTTCGTCACAGAGTATTTTCTTCAAGGTTGAGTGAACCAATATGCTATTCGAATGTGGAAAATATTTAGTATTCAGTTATTCATCTAAGTGACTTGTGAGAGTGTAAGGCTTGAGATACAAGTAGGATTTATCGTCATGTCTAATATGAACAAAAATTTGGGCAGGTGTGCAGCTCCTGCAGTTTGAGAGGCGATTGTGAGAGAGCATATGTGAAGGCCCGTGAAGATGAGGGTGGGCGTACTGTGGATGTCATGCGATTCTTGTTGACGCATGGGCTTGATCCCCGTACTGAGACAGTTGGGAACAAGGCATCTCTAAATAGAAAGGTCAAAGAGTCAGTGAGAAGATTATTGAAAGAGATGGTGGAGTATAGCACTGAGAAGCTTGATGCCAATCTCCCAGAGAGCACGACTTTAAAAAGGGTTGAAACCTCACAAAATAATGCAGTGCCACAAGAAAAATGCAACTTAAACGTTCCAATGAAGCAAGGCGACTGGATATGTCCCAAGTAAGTTGACAGATGGTTTCTTGTTGGTTACTTAGTTATGATAGTATGTTGGCATACTTGACTTTTATTCGTGCTTTGGCAGATGCAACTTTCTAAACTTTGCCAGAAACGTTAAGTGCTTACGTTGTGATGGTCTGTTCCAAGAGAGACTGGCAAAACTAAGGGAGGATCAGGATCATCTTCCATTGAAGAAGGGGGACTGGATATGTGAGAAGTAATGGgttacttcctcaacatgtgGCTTCATTTCTTAAGAAGATATTtagttaattttcttttttatatgaTTATAGATGCAACTTCCTAAATTTCGCCAAGAATGGTAGATGCTTGCAGTGCAAAGAGAAGCCACCCAAGCGAGAGCTAAATCCTGGAGAGTGGGAGTGCGACTCGTGAGTATTTCATGAATTAATTGCCATTTGCATTCAATCATTTTGCATGGAAATCAATGCTCCACTACGAAAAGGTTGCtgttttcctcttcttttgtATATAATGGAAAATACATTTTGTGCAGCTGCAATTACGTCAATTTTAGGAAAAACATGCTATGCTTAAAATGTGATCACAAAAGGCCCAACACTTGTGCTGAACCTGTACGTGAAGATGGAGGCTACCATAGGAGTAATAGAGTGAGTTTTGGTGACATTGATGTCAATGATCGATCCAACTCCGGACAAGGTAGACATGGTCAAATCAGAGGTGCAGGCAGGTGGAGATTTGTGGTTGCAGAGAATGATGATTGTAGTCACCAAAACTCATCAGATAAGAAATCTAGATTTGTAGACTTTCCGATTGTAGGAGGTAAGACTGAACTGTCTCAGAATCCacaaaagagggacaaatGGAAGTTGaagatgttagagaagaacaAAGGAGGCGCAGTAGATATAGCTAGTGATGATGAACTCAGGTCTACCAGTACCGTGAGAAGAGTATTGCTTTCTGATTCTacagatgatgaagaaatggCCGACTGGTTTGGGGTTAGAAAGATGGAAACAGAGGCTTCCATCTAATTCTAACTGATTCCATCAAAGCTGTTTTACTTCCTCACTGCAACTTAAAGTAATTTACCAAAGATCTGCCATTCAACTCTTTGTTGAAGAACCTCATTATGAATTCGGAAGCTTAAAATTATTTGTAGAGAGCTGGCTTCATAGCCACTGTAATACTGTAGCCCTCGTTTTATAATGATCAGCTACTGTTGATGGTAACTCTAAATTGATCGTCATAATCACTTGGGAGTTGGGAGAGTGTTGAACTGTTAACTATGTTCTCTAAATTTTAGAACCTTGCGTTACGTCGGCACTTGCGACGCATTCCTTAAGAAGTTATGAGGCAGTCACTGACTAGTAGGTCGTAGGGACAAGGGAGTTTGGTGAGGTCGATGCTTCACGTTATGAAACACTGATGTGCTGATTGACGTTATGCTTTGTGAGGGCAGCTGTTGATATGCATGCTCCTTCAGTCGTCGTACCCAGTTGATGCTCAGTCTTATTCATAACCATTCACCGACCAAGTACCTTTGGAATAGTCGTGTACTCCATAGAGATATGACGCTTAATTTAATGCTTCCGGAGCTGGGAGATCACTCGATATCAATGGTGGGACTTGTTCGGTTATTGTTGTTCGGGTCTGATATGCACAAGTTGGTTACTAGTATGCACGCAAAACACTTGCCATTGTTCCCTAGTTGTAATTACTAGCATAAACTTGATTAACTGGATACAACTGCTTAATAGTGTTACCAACTGACCATCTTATTAACTTCAATCAAGTACAGTAGAGATACCCAAGCTCTTTTACTTCACTGCAGCTTATAATAATTTACCAAGGACTTGCCATCCAATCCTTTCGTAAAGAACCTCATCATGAACTCCGAGAACTTAAACTCTTTGTAGAGAGCTGGCTTCTCCGGCGAGACCAGCTCCGGCAATGGACCGAACACCCCCTCTCTATTGCTCGGGTTCAAAAACACGGCTATTGAGACCCGAGGCTCGTGGTGTGGATTCGCCAACACCCGGTGATCCACGCTTTTGTATTCCTCATTTGACATAATCTGAACTACCAGCTCTGTTAATTTAGTAACTTAAACTCGAACAGTAACTAGTAATATGCATTTAATTTTACCTGGAGTAAATCACCAACATTGATCACAAGAGCACCAGGGACGGGCTCCACATCCACCCAAGCACCACCGTGCTTAACCTCCAAAGTCCAAACCACCGACGTGATCCTCAAGCAGCACGGTCAACACTCCCGGGTCACTGTGTGATGTCAGCCCTGTGGTCAGGTCAGGTTGCGGGCAGGGCGGGTAGTAGTTACCAACCATCGCCCTCCCTTCCAGACACGTCAGCCCCTTGAGCTTCTCCGAAGGCAATCCCAGCCCTTGACTGACCAGACCCAGCAGCTCCTCTCCCAGCCGTTGGATCTCCTTATTCCACGCCGCGATTTCCTCCCTGCAAATCTCCGGGACGTCGTCCGGGAAGATAGGGGCGAGCCTCATCTGGAGCGTGTCGCTCCAGCTGGCGGCTCTGGAAGTGTACAGGTCGAGGTTGGAGAAATACGACACGCCGTTGGTCATCTCTCTGCCGTAGAACTGCGCTCTGACCTCCGCCGGCTGCTCGTGGAAGGCCTTGACGGCGGCGATCGTACGGTCAAGAACCGCCGGCGGTATGCCGTGATTGGTGATCCGGAAGAAACCGAACTTCCGGCAGGCGGCGCTGATTCGGTCAACGAGGGCGGAGCGGCGATCGGAGAGGTCGATGGTGGGAATTGGTCGGGTCGTGGGTTGGAGTTGGTGTAGTGTTTCGGGCGGGTGGATAAAGATTCGGGGGATGGAGGAGAGGCCCGAGTCGACGAGGCCTTTGACTCCGAGCTTGGAGTCGTCGAATTGTTTAACTTGGTGGGCACGATCGTAGCCCTGTTCGCCGATCAAGGTACTATTTGTCGCCATTTTCATTAATTTTCAGATTAAGTTTTAATTGAGCTCTGAAGGAGACTCCTGGAGTCCTGGTTAAGACTTGAGAGAGATTAATTTATTAAGAACctgtttattaatttaataatcaTCCACTGTTCTGTTCATGGTTAATTACTTGGGAGGTGGGAGAGTGTTGAATTGTTAACTGTACGTGTTCTCGCTAAACTTAAGAACCTTGCGGTCCAAGTCATTCAGACGTCGACAGTACTTGCgattcatttcaattcttatgTGGTCGATGCTCCTACGTAATTATGAAATACTATTAAGTGTGATGTACTGATTAACATTGTGATTAGTGAAGACTCCAAGCCCTAGTTCTAAGGGTAAGGAGAAAGTTTAAGATTTTGTTTgctggttttttgtttttattttttcgttttgtttttattttgttggtttgaactctattttttttgttttgtttcgaTTTCTTTTGGCTTGTTCTGGGTCTTTCTCATGTTTCCTGCGTTAGGAATTTCGCATTTAAATGGTGCTCTTGTCTTGTTTGTTAATGGGGGAATTTTGAATATGTGGCTTCTTTTATGTACCGCGGTTTGCTCTTGGGGTATTTTGAGTGTTTGTCTATCTTGAAATACGTGATAGCGGACGCGTATGTAACAGCTCTCTTGGGCTTTTATTAATGAACACCTTTCAAAAAACATTATGATTAGTGAGGTCACGTAGCCGTTGATAAATGCATGCTCGGGGAGATAGGAACGTTGTCAACTCGATCAAGAAGCGGCTACAGCGCTGATGAAGAAGATGCAAGTTATTTTGGCATCTGCTTCATGGTTTAGTGAACCTGTATTTACTGTGATAAATACTATGCATTGTTCAATATTTCAACTAACGGGCTTGTAAGTGAGACAGAAAGCTAATTGAGCCTTGAGATACAAGTAGTATATATTCATCTTCATTCTTCAAGTCTTCATATCTATTTTGTTTGGTAAGCAGCTCCTGCAGCTTAATTGAGAGGTGTATGTGAGACAGCATACGTATAGCCGCGTGAAGACGAAGGTTGACGTACTGTGGACGTCGAGCAATTGTTGGTGACCATGAGCCAGCCATTGTGGTAGAGTGATGATTGTAGTCGCCAAAACTCATTACATAAGACTTGTAGCTAGATTCGTAGACTTCCGGATTGCAGGAGGTAAGCCGAAGTCTCTCAGAATCCACAATAGAGGAATATATGGAAAATTGAACATGTAATGACTGTAATCTGATAATTTCTGATAATGACTAGTAACATAAACTAGATTGGTTACATAATATTAGTACAATGACCCGGCCTGTTTAACTCGAAATCAAGTAACATGGGCATATAAATTCAGAAGATTTCACAAGGTCTTAAGTCTGAACCATCAATATAACTTCACTACAGCTTAGAACCGCGCCTTGGCCACCGCCGGCTGCTCGTGGAAGGCCTTGACGGCGGCGATGGTCCGCTCCATGACCGCCATCGGAATTCCGTGGTCAGTGATCTGGAAGAATCCGAAGTTGGGGATGACCGGCTGGGAGCCGGGTCGGGCCGTGGGCCGGAGTTGGTTTAACGTCTCGGGCGGGTGGATGAAGATCCTAGGAATGGAGGAGAGACCCGAGTCGACGAGGCCTTTAACTCCCAGTTTTGAATCATCGAATTGCTTCACTTCGCCGGCTCGGTCGTAGCCCTGTTCGCCGATCAAGGTACTATTTGCCGCCATTTTCCACAGTGAAGCGAGTCGTCTGTTATCTTCTATGTttgtttttagatatttaagTGAGAAGTTGATAAGGCCAAGAGTGGTTGAATTGAGTGTTCAAGAAGAAAAGATTACAGTCTAAATTGCGTAGGTTACCTGAACTCTCGGCAAAGCCGTGGACAAAGATTTCGAAGAAAAACGGGAGAGGTTGATGGAGTTGATAAATGAGAGTTAAAGCTGTAGGGATAGGAATTTCAGATATTGATGAATCGGATTTTGTTCATGGTAGTGATGGTTACCCTCTAAAATTTACCAGTGGCCCAGGCCTTCTTCAAGTTTTACTTTTAGGTTTGGTGAGGTTGATGCTGTTACGTAGTGATTTCCTTCATTAATATGTGAGGGTGACATACCTTGATCTCCATAGATGGGACACCTTTGTACTTGGTTGATGCCTTGATCATCATTCTTGTTGATCACCAGTCACATCGTTTATATGTAGGAATGTAGGATGTAATAGTTCTTCTAGTCAGATCCTGGTCATCAATGATCCTTATAGATTCTGTCCTTTCTTGCGGAAGAAATAAACTCCTACAGTACTAATTCCCCTAACGTCTGCCTTGAGTTAATAGGAATCAACGTTTTGGGAATAGACCGATAAATATTCCAACTGTAATATGTATCTCTCATCATATCAATGGTACTGTTATGATAGTATATATGCTCCTGTTCAAGCTGCATCAGTTGTCACTTGTCGGTCAGTTATTAAGAAAAATCCCACTGTATTCCCTAAAGGTACAGGTGTTTAGTGACTGTGTATGGGTTTGGTCGAAATGAAAGACTGAAGGGTTGGGTGAGGTgggtttatttattttattaccCAACAAGATACTGAAGAAAGTATAATATACCATTTGGAAATGAATGAAGAGTGTTGTCTCATATAACTGTGTCAAGTGCTCATTTTGGTGCAAATAATTAACTGCAGCAGGTTTGTTTGTTGTACATAGCTATGTCATCGGCAGACAGGTCTCCCCCTAGAGGGCATGCCATTCTTTTGATTCTGTAATGGCAGTAACTTCATCACACCAGTCTCTCGACCTGTGAAGTTAACCGTCATTTGCAGCTAGCCCAACCTATATAGTGTCTAACAATTAaattctccctctctctcactctaTATATTTGGAGTGTGATCGAAGTGGGGCTATAAAGTTGTGTGGGAGTTTAGGGAAACTTATGAACAGTGGCATGTTGAAAGATACGTTTACATCAACATGAAAGTTTCTAATAAGAGAAGCACTGAGACTGAGAGAGACCATACAGTCCAGCATCTTGGATGCACCAAAACTGAAGTAGATACATTTCTTGAGTTTATATCTATCATTTCCTTCTGTTTTAGTTTACTGTCTGCTTCTTTTAGTATAATTTGTTTTGTGCATGGTTTTACAGAAGAATCACACGGTGGTACCACAATGGCTAAAAATTATGTACAGCACAGAATTCTTCAAGGCTTGCATTGATCACTTGGACTCAAAAGGGAAATATTTAGATCATTTCTGTATTGATTGTCTTCAGCCTATATGTCTGAACTGTCTTGCCCAGCACATGTTTCACAAGCATGTTAAGGTATGTGGTGTTTGTTTTTGAACCCTCCTAGCCTGAAGTGATCTAGCCCACATATGAATAACCTGATTTTTGGGTTACATATCCTCAGATTCGGAGATATATTTACAGTGATGTGATTAACCGCCGAGACTTGTGCAAGCTCTTCAACTGTTCTGGCATACAGGTTTGACAAACTACTGATGTCGTTGTTTTCACTTTTATACACAGCCATATATGTTTCTGCTCAAAACCTGCAGAATCTCACTATTAAACACTTGGAACAAAATAATGCTTGTTAAGCTAGCTGTTTACCTTTAGCTTCATCCTAAAGCAAATGTAGAAATGCAACTAATTTTTCCGAAGATGACAGATATTAGGTGACTTGGAAAACATTTGTAGATGTTATGCAACTGTTAACTGATCGATCTGACTCTATTACATGTGTATGCGTATTTTGTTTCGTCAACAAGACATGAGGGTTCAATGACACTGATTTATGTAAACATTGAGTTTATTGTTTACAGACTTATCACACAAACAAAGCCAAAGTGGTTTTCTTGAAGCAAAGGCATCAACCACATCAGCAACAGCAACaacataattataatactaaaTTAAGAGAGTATATGTGTACCATCTGCTACAAGAATTTGCAAGACAATTCCCT
This is a stretch of genomic DNA from Argentina anserina chromosome 4, drPotAnse1.1, whole genome shotgun sequence. It encodes these proteins:
- the LOC126791296 gene encoding zinc finger protein VAR3, chloroplastic-like — its product is MHKLLKTSHAILYPILLKSPKSLIPISQFHTSSKTLAPNPKLQFVVNQLQELRSSNELLSASDSDEPSGSANVEDCAVQISHPWREWVDLMELLLRRGYFQGEENPFRNGQVGPKESNRIRTACLNFARDRSGLLRLLSRKDVQIIAGYGCLSIDRKVVNSGKRLRAHVGIDEGDVCSSCSLRGDCERAYVKAREDEGGRTVDVMRFLLTHGLDPRTETVGNKASLNRKVKESVRRLLKEMVEYSTEKLDANLPESTTLKRVETSQNNAVPQEKCNLNVPMKQGDWICPKCNFLNFARNVKCLRCDGLFQERLAKLREDQDHLPLKKGDWICEKCNFLNFAKNGRCLQCKEKPPKRELNPGEWECDSCNYVNFRKNMLCLKCDHKRPNTCAEPVREDGGYHRSNRVSFGDIDVNDRSNSGQGRHGQIRGAGRWRFVVAENDDCSHQNSSDKKSRFVDFPIVGGKTELSQNPQKRDKWKLKMLEKNKGGAVDIASDDELRSTSTVRRVLLSDSTDDEEMADWFGVRKMETEASI
- the LOC126791305 gene encoding LOW QUALITY PROTEIN: 1-aminocyclopropane-1-carboxylate oxidase homolog 4-like (The sequence of the model RefSeq protein was modified relative to this genomic sequence to represent the inferred CDS: deleted 1 base in 1 codon), with protein sequence MKMATNSTLIGEQGYDRAHQVKQFDDSKLGVKGLVDSGLSSIPRIFIHPPETLHQLQPTTRPIPTIDLSDRRSALVDRISAACRKFGFFRITNHGIPPAVLDRTIAAVKAFHEQPAEVRAQFYGREMTNGVSYFSNLDLYTSRAASWSDTLQMRLAPIFPDDVPEICREEIAAWNKEIQRLGEELLGLVSQGLGLPSEKLKGLTCLEGRAMVGNYYPPCPQPDLTTGLTSHSDPGVLTVLLEDHVGGLDLEVKHGGAWVDVEPVPGALVINVGDLLQIMSNEEYKSVDHRVLANPHHEPRVSIAVFLNPSNREGVFGPLPELVSPEKPALYKEFKFSEFMMRFFTKGLDGKSLVNYYKLQ
- the LOC126791318 gene encoding protein RGF1 INDUCIBLE TRANSCRIPTION FACTOR 1-like; translation: MYSTEFFKACIDHLDSKGKYLDHFCIDCLQPICLNCLAQHMFHKHVKIRRYIYSDVINRRDLCKLFNCSGIQTYHTNKAKVVFLKQRHQPHQQQQQHNYNTKLREYMCTICYKNLQDNSLYCSVACKVLAIHGNECQRKATCGDHGFEDNKEKNGGNRNLKVSINKRPKLRRKGVPIRSPMF